TCAGCTTGCCTCAACTCATTTTCTGTGATGTAAATTCTTCCTGAAAGCCCTGCTTGTTCAGTTAGGGAGGGTCATGGATGCTTGGGCTTTTGTGTCCCGTTGGTCAGTTTCCTTTTGTGTGCGAACTGTGGCAGAGAATCACTGTAAAGGTTCCGGAATGACTTGCCAACCGCACTTTATTTAAAGGAATAGTGGTTTTGCTGTATAAAGTCCCCGTGGGCGGTCCCGCGAGCGCGGCGCAGGGcaggggcagcggcggcgggaggcgcggAGGGGCCGCCGGGCCCTGAGGGGAGAAAAACGGGCGGGACGAAGGGCGGGAAGAGGCggctgaggcggcggcggggccggggctgctgcgCCGCAGGGACCCGCAGGGGCGGCCCCGCAGTTGTCGCCTTCCCGCTGCCTTCGTTTACAGtagtttaaggatttttttttcgcAAAAGACTCTTGTTAGATGTCTTGTTGGTGATTCGAATGAGAATATCTAGTTTTCtgcttaaaacaaaccaaaattccCTCAGAGATCAGGTTGTCTCAGCATCCTGAATGTGAGAAAAGCAGCACCAGAACAGAGGAGTAAGTCCTGTGTCTTGTAATGTCTTGTAATCGGCTTTTCCGATTTAAATGACAATTTGAATTAAACGAGGAAGGGTGAAGAGCTGTGTTTTCCAGGCAGCCCGAGTTCCTGAAGTGATGGTTGTAGATGATGGAGTTGTGTTTAGTGGTAAAGCTCGGGCCTGGTTCTTGTTGAGCAGGATCTTTTCTTGGAAGGTGAGCGGCTCCACATTCTGCGCTGTTAAGAATATCTATAGATCTACATCAGCCATGGAGAGTTTGAGAGTCCCAGCATTGCCGTCTCTTCAGGTTCACCAGAGCCTTTGCTGTCGTGTCTCTGCTCAGCAATCTCTTTTTGagcccccttctcctcctcagcAGTCTACATTTGAATCCATTGAAATCTGAATAACTATTATCATTGTGAAATGTCACGTGCAAGAAAACAGCCAGAATGTGATATGACAATTAAATTCCTGTGGTCTGTAAGCAGCAAACACTTTGCTTCCTTGGTTAGCACTGGAATATGGGATTTCCTTCCGACAGACCACTCAATGCTCAGAAACTCATTTTGTTCCTTATTGTGAATGTATGAGATTTAATCACCAACTATGCGGGTACAAAAAGCTCCGCGTCCTGTGGAACCAGTACACAGCGCTCTGACACACGACACTTGACATATGTGAAAACAAACTAATGAAATACAGTAGTAAATAGCATCAAATTAATATGCCAGGTCTCCAGGAAGTGACTTTGAAGTAATGGTAACAAAGCCTCTGTGTTTCAGTGAAACAGAATAGCgttgaaaaattaagaaaatcagcAGACTGACAGGAAACGACTTTATTTGGATGAAACTTTATTTCAATGAAAATGTTTCAGTTAGTGAATAAAGCTGAATGAAGCACTCCATGCCTGCACGAATTAGCATGGCCCGTGATATAAATAATTTGTAACTCCATGATGAGTTTAGTTTAAACTtttcacacacatacatatttattGATCTGGAATCTAAGAAAGGCAATTCCTCAGGTCTCTTGCTCCATACATTGCAATTACTGACAAAGAAATCGCAGCTCATACAAAGAAATCGCGGCACGTGGTTCCGCAGCACGTGGTtcagcagcagtttcctgtcttCTGTAAAGCTTTAATGGTTACTTTAGGACAGGTGGTTAATTTAAGCTATTGCTGGAAGAAGAATGCTGGAAGATGTATGAAGCATCACGATGTCTTATGTGATGGTAAAAGTGGGAATTGGTGGGCATGAGGTTGAAGTCATTTTGTGAAAAGCCCCCAATGTTtcctctctctgcagctctccctcCTGGCCCAGCTCCGCAGGCCGGTCCCACCAGGGaagctgtgtccccccagcccgaCGGAGGGTCCCCCGCCCAGCTCCCTGCCCGCTGGCACCGCGGCATCCACCTCCCCGCGTGCCCCGACATGGAGTTCGGCGCAGAACTGGTGAGTTCCCAGACAATTCTGCTGCTCAACTGTGTTTATTGCTGTGCCGCGTTCCCAGCTGCCTTGGCCTTGGCTTCGCGGCGCCTGCGGAGAGAAGAGGCTGCTGAGGCCCCGCCGTGGCCGCGGTGCTGGGGGGTGCGAGGCTGCGGGGCAGCGCTGGGTGACCCGTGGGGTACGGGCACCCGGCTGCACGGGGGAGCAGCGGtcggagctgcagggacaccctGGCCGAGGTGAACATCTGGGATTTACAGCAGCACCCAACAGGGTGATTTCTGCTGGTAGGAACACGTCACTATTGTGCTTCTCACTTTCCATGGCAATGTTGTCTCTCATTTTTCCTCCTGACCTTGCTCTGCCTACGTCTGTTCCTGGGTCAGCTCTTGTTGAGGCAGAGCCACTTTAAACTAACACTTGGAACACGAAGAGCAGGTTTTGTTAAAGAGCGCCCAGGAACTGAGCGGCCAGTTAAACCATCCTTGAGCAGGAGCCTCCGTGGAGTTTGGGCAGTGAGTAACCGGACACTTCAGAGTACCCTGGCTCTAAATGTTTCAAGGCCAATGGCCGCCATCTGATACAGGAGTTTGGCAACACCCCCTGCTCAACAACTCACATTAGTATCCTCCTCTTGCACAGCCAGCATACACAAAACAGCACTATCCCAAACAGGATGGAGCCCAAGACCCCCGCGACGGCTTCTAAGCAGCGGTTCTTGTAGGTCGCGGAGTCTGTAGTATTGTTGTTCTTCTTGGTGCTCCAACCTGCATGAACAATTCTGTACCTTAGTGTTTCCTGCACACTACCGGTGATCTCACACGAGGTCTGACAGCGGTTTGAACAAGTGTCCCTTGGAGCGAGACAGACAAAAACCGTCCCTGTGTCAGGGAATGCCACCCCCAGCTCTCCCTCCCTGGGGGACCCACACCCCAGGAGGACAGAGTCCGGCCCATGGGGAGACACCTGAGCCTCGTTCCCCGCTTTGCCTTTGCTCCAGCACGGGCAATGCTTGCATTCCCCCAGCCTTCAGGCCTTGTCTCCCACTTCTGGCCCCTGCAAGGCTGCTCTGTACCTGGAATCTTGTCAAGGAGGCCGTTGATTCCAGCCTGGCGGGCTTCCCCAGGGTTGGGCAGCTCTGCCAAGAATCAGAGAAAGGTAAAGGCTCagcagaggatgcaggaggacaGGGCAGGTTCCCCCTAAGCAGCACATCCCTTTGGACCTCAGTGCACAGGAGGGATCCCCTCCCTTGTGCCTGGGGGAGCACTCAAGGCAAGAGTTTGGCTGCTGAAGAGCGTGCAGACACAGGGATTTTGGTTCATGACGCTGCATGACCAAAGGACAGCAATTACCTGGCATGCCTCGTGATTTCATTGCCCAAGTCCCGTCATCGTAGATCGGCACTACCTGATCGCCTCTTTTCTGCATCGCCACTTTCTCCCCAGTGTCATGGCTCAGGTCTTTAGAAAGAAATGGAGTCAGTTTAATGAGAAGTAACCTCTTCAAGAACCAAGATCTTCAGGAGGCAATATTTCTCAGAATACATTGATAACActcagaaacaaagccagagcatTTAGGGGTGTCAGTTCAGTTGGGGAAAGCGCCTTTCTGAGGAGCACGTGTATCTAAACCTCCACTTCCCAAGTCTTCTGCTATAGAGGGATATATACCCACCGTGCTCTACTTTGTCCAGTTCCTCCAGGACTTGGTTGAGGACTGATTTACGGGAAGACTTTCTTCTTAACACCTTAGGCTTTGTTCCTTGAGGACCTTAACGGAAAGTAGAAAGTTAAATTCCTCACATAAAATCCTGAAAACGAGTGCTTAGCCCGTGGAGTCAGCCAAGGCTGAGCACTCACCCTTGCCATGCCAGGTGTGCTGTGGCATGGGACCCACGCGAGGAGCTGGAAAAGCCCTCCCTGTGCTCACACCTGCACCTGAACAGCCACGAGAAGTTTCCATCAGACCTTGTGACACACACCACAGAACAGCTCGTTCTGCAGGCTCATGGCCCAGGTCTTTAGAAAGAAATGGAGTCAGTTTAATGAGAAGTAACCTCTTCAAGAACCAATATTTTCAAGAGGCGGTATTTCTCAAAGTACATGGACAACACTCAGAAACAAAGTCGGAGCATTTGAGGGTGCTAGTTCAGTTGGGGAAAACGCCCTTCTGAGAAGCACTTCAGCTGAAGGGCAATATATACCCACCATTTACTACTTTGTCCAGTTCCTTGAGGACTTTGTTGAGGACTGAGGGATGCCGGGAAGCTTTTTGTCTTTCTGCCTTAGGCTTTGCTTTTTGATGACCTTAATGGAAAGTATAAAGTTAAATTCCGGAGAAATAAAATACTGTCCACAAGTGCTTATCCCGTGAAGTCAGCCAAGGCTGAATACTCACCCTTGCGATGCCAGGCGAGCTGTGATGCTGGAAAAGCCCTCCCGGTGTTCACACCTGCACCTGAACAGCCACGAGAAGTTTCCATCACACACCGTGATGCACACCATCATCACTGAACAGCTTTAAGCTGGCGGCTTCCCAAGGAACTAAAAAGCCACGACGTACCCATGAGACGGCGTTGAGTGTCAGCTCCGGAAGCCAGTTGGTACCCTAGAAATCCCTTGTGTCCAGCCGTGTCTGCAGACAGACACAACAGAGAAGCTCCCAGGAAATATTTCAATGGACGTCTTTAGAATATTAAACCCTAAATGCTCACTGGTTCAAGCAACAGACCTGAGGGATTGCCGTGATGCTCCCGGACAAGAGCCGGCTGTGGAGTCCCAAGGCCATCGGCTACAGGCTCATCTGGAATCAAGCACATTCCGTTAGATCTTGTCATCTGCTTCTTTCTCAGTGACCTGCGGTGACTGGAGGGGGGACAGGTGGGACCCAGATGTGGGTGGACGTTtccaaagctgctgaggggccgaGATGACCTGtttgctggcacctggcagctctCAAAATACTGTTTCCAGGCTGTGTGCAACACCCCTCACGGGCTGGATGGTCAAACACACGGATCCTCAGGGATTTCTTACTGGGAGATCTCTGGGCTGGGTGCCCACCCCCGACTGTACGCCTACTGAACACGAGAGCTTAGCCCGTGAAGTCAGCCAAGGCTGAGCACTCACCCTTGCGATGCCAGGCGAGCTGCGACGCTGGAAAAGCCCTCCCTTGATTCACGCCTGCAACTGAACACCCAAAAGACGTTTCCAGCACACCCTGTGATCCCGTCATCACTGAACAGCTTTGAGCTGGCAGCTCCCCAAGGAAGCAAAAAGATACGACCTACCCATGAGACTGCCCTGAGTGTCAGCTCCGGAAGCCAGTTGGTACCCGAGAAATCCCTTGCGTCCAGCCGTGTCTGCAGAGAGACACAACAGAAGGTCCCAGGAAATATTTCAACAGACATCTTCAGAATATTAAACTCTAAATGCTCACTGGTTCATGTAACAGACCTGAGGGATTGCCGTGATTCTCCCGGACAAGGGCCGGGAGAGGAGTCGCAAGGCCGTCGGCTACAGGCACATCTGGAATCAAGCACATTCCATTAGATCTTGTCATCTGCTTCTTTCTCAGTGACCTGCGGTGACTGGAGGGGGCGTCAGGTAATGATGTGGGACCCAGACGTGGGGGGAGGttcccaaagctgcagagggtccATGATGACCTGcttgctggcacctggcagctctCAAAATACTGTTTCCAGGCCGTGTGCAACAGCCGTCAAGGGCTGGATGGACAAACACACGGATCCTCGGGGATTTCTTACTGGAAATCTCTGGGCTGGGTGCCCACCCCCGCCTGCCCGCCTACCAGTTCCACGTTGTCCACAAGGCGCTGCCCCGGCCTCCTGGAGTTGCagagccaggaggaggaggataacGAGTGAGGTGACGCCCCACCCCTGCATCGTGGCACTGCCACTAGCTTGGCCACAAATACTACAGTTGCTGTGACCACTACAGCTGCTGcaaatgatgctgctgctgtgaccactgccgctgctgctgtaaatgatgctgctgctgtgaccactgccgctgctgctgcaaatgctgctgctgctttggccactGCTGCAAATGCTGGAGCTTccgctgctgccgctgcaaatgctgctgccgctgcaaatgctgctgccgccgctgctgccgctgccagcACTGCCAGAGCGGTGTCCGTGCACAGCTCTACACACCAGCGTGTGACACAGAGGGGCTCTGTGACCTCACAGCCCaaggtgcagcccaggataccatggACCTTCTGAGCTGCCAGCTCACAATCTCGACTCCCGTCCAAATTTTCGTTCCCCAGAGCTATTCTCTGGTCTCACAAGCCGTGCAGACATTGGAATGGTTGAAGTCCCCGAGGAGGACAAGAGCCTGCAAGAGCAATGGTCGCATTGAGATATTTGGAATACGTCTGTGATCTTAAATTTGGGCAGTTTTATTACATGTTCTTTACAGTAGTCATGAGTTTTCCTTTCTTCACGCCTCATTTCAGTATGATATAGATGTATAGATGTCGTATTTCAAATGGAGTAAAACTTTTAGGAACTGATACTCCTTAGTTCATATTCAAGCCATAGAGTGGAATGTCCCATTGTACAGAAACGTCGTCATTTCTCTGGCATCCCTAAAAATGCTCTTTTCTTGTGTTGCTAGGTCGGGACTTACATCACATTATACCAGATCCAGTGACCCAAAGGCCTTAGCAAGCAGGGCTGCATAGTGTGGTATAGATCAGTGTCATGGTAGAGATCCACTTCATCCCTGCTTCTCAGAAAAGAAAGTTTTGTGCAAGCTAATAGAGAGGTCACCCTGTAACATCCGATGAATTTGTCGCTTTTCCCAAGGAACGAGCATCAGGACGAGAGGAAagggcctcaggttgtgccaggggaggctgaggtaggatcttgggaacagtttcttccccaaagggctgtggggcattggaacaggctgcccagggcagtgctggagtcaccatccctggaggggttgaacagccGCAAAAGTGAAAATCCCTCCTCAGCTTTGATTCTTGCCTCTTTCTGTCATATTCAGTCTCAGCCTGAGTAGAAGGGGAGCAGATGGTGTGTAAGGGGATTCCAAGAACTTGTGTAACAGCAAAAGGCAGGAGATGAGCAGCAACAAACTCCTGTCTGTCTCCTCTACAGGGACTGGTGTGTGCTAATGCAGGGAATTCAGCTGCTTTGGCCTTAGATGGGCCAAAGTGAATCTGTCTCCTCCCCAACTGCTGCAGAATAGACCTCTGGGGATGGGTGGGAGGGGAACAGAAACTGTGGGATGTTGCATGGCTGGTGTTCTGAGAGAGAGATTTGTATTCACTGGGTAACCCAGGGCACCCTGCCACTTTCGTTAGAACAGAGGAAATACAGGACTCCACTCTAGGAACACACCAGCTCTCTAAATCCTACCAATTAGACTCCTTTTCCCTAAGGAAGGTCTGAACTCTGCAGATCTTATTTGTGATGGCCACACTGTGATGCTCGCCCACCTCTGTGGTTGTGCCCTGTGTCAAGATCAGGCTTTTGAAAGAGCATTTGAAGGGCTCAAAAGAGGTAGATACAATCACACTGTGTTTCTGGATGTGCTCATAGGTGATGGAGGGTACAGCAATGAGAAAGTAGCCAGAGTTAATCCATGCTAAGGCGCTTTATTGAAAGTTGTGGTCAACAGTTGACCTGTTTCAGCATTAGAATCATCAGGAAGGGAACGCTTGGCAGAGGAGATGTCAGGGAAGAACAGCATCGGGGTTGGCTTAGTGCAGCAGCGATCGAGCATCCGTACGTGGTTGCAGGAAGGTGAGGTTTTCAGACCTTGACGTTGACGTTGGAACGGCAGTAGTTCAGCTGCACAAGGTTCAGGACATCGAGTGTAGTGCAGGCTCCTTCGTTGTAGATGGGTTGAagttctttaaaaagaagaaaaaacaaaagcaaattccaTGAGATAAGGTGTTAAGTGATCTGTGGGCTCTTTGGTAGCCCTAAATACCTGGCATGTTGCACTCGTGTTCTAAGCAAATTGCGCCTTCTAAAGTACCAAAGCAATGacgaaagaaaagcaaacatgaggggctggaaatgctgctgtgtCTGAATGCAACAGCCTGCACCTGATCTGTGGAGCATCTTTGTCATACAGGGTTTGCAGACAATCAGCCTGCAGTAAGGCTCCGGTTTATACCGGTTAGTTACAGAGATCTTCATCTGTTTGTACTCACGGGGAACTGGAGAAGCCACTACGGTTGTGGATTCTCTGCACGTGTTGAAGATGTCAGGTCCGTAAATCCTGAGGTCAGGGACAACTCTCTGGCCGAAGACGAATGTGATCTCACGTGTTGGTTGTATTTGACCCTTCAGACCCTGAACATCAAAGCACAGAATGCAGCACGATCAGTGCCTTGGCCCATGGGATGCTGTGCATGTTCCTGCGTCGGGATGGTGACTCGGTGTTTGGTGTTTTCCTCAGCAGTGTATTTAGTGCAGGCTTTTCCTCCCCTGGGTGACTCTGGGGCCCTTGGCAAGCGCTGAATTCAGCTCCTGCGGCAGATGTTCCTGAGAGAGTCCAGGTGCTGGGAGGCTAAAGAGAACAACCTGCCAACCTAAACCTGCTCAGAGAAAACCGTCCCCATGGCCAAGTCCCAAGCAACGTTACTGCTCAGAACAACAGTCCTGCCGCTTGGAAAATCTCATCCTCTAACAAAGAAAAAGCACAGGGAAGAAACAGCTCAATGAACTCCAGGGTAAAGACGCAGGCAGCCAGAATGAGTGGGATTGACACTGAATTTATCTGTAACACTGCAGACCTATGAAAACGCCACACGGCAAGCATCCTTTTTGATCTCACCTGGAAACCCTGAACCACTGTGGGGAACGTCTCAAAGGTGGGCAGCAGGTTTCTGTTCATTTGGGAAATGATGCAAATTCCTTGGGACATCAGTTCGGTTGCAATAAAGccctggaaaataaagttattcaCAACTAGGAATTCAGTTTTTCAATAATTAAGATTGGAATTAAAATTGCATTCGAAAAGTCATAAATGCAGAGAGCTTTTCCCTCAAACTTGGACTGAAAATGTTAAGACTAAAGAAACAAGTCCTGTATTTTAGTCAGCTTTAGCAGAGCTCGTCTCCCTGTGCATTTTCTGCACAAGCTTGCTCCTTGCCGCTCACCGTGTTGAAGTTCCAAATGGTTTTCCATGGCCCAAATTCGCTCCTTTGCTCGACAGTGACCACACGCAATTCCGGGTTGAtgctcaggaattggataccgcCATTAACCCTGATTTCCCTGGTGACTTGCTGGTTCTGAAACTGGAACACACAATGAAAAAACACTTTAGACTTGCAAATTACTCAGTTCTCTCCCCAAAGCTCTAAAAAATCACTGCTATAACAGAAGAAACGTGGGTTCACTGTAAGCGCCTACAGTGACCAGAGACAAATGGTCATCTGGAGGTTTGAGAGGTTTATGCATGAAAGACTGTTCATATTTCTCTGTGCCCAAGGGATGGGACAGAAGCAAGGAAAGCTCCAGCAGCAGGGCCCAGAGAAACAGCGGCAACGTGTGTGAGAGCTGGTCCCTGTACTCACGTATTCAGCGAGGGCTGGAGTCAGCAAGAGTCCGAGCAGGACGGTGGTCACAAcctggaaggaaaagcaaaaccaagagtgtaactgcagctctggctgacacagctggtcaggagAATCCCAAGgcccttttgctttttccttgctcCAGGTGTGCAAAAGCGTTGACAAAAATGGACATGGGTTAGGCTTCCTGTAGATGGAATAATGTGCAGTTCAACCTTTAACAAAATCCTTACCTCCTGCTCTGATCAGTGTAACGGGGTCTGAGTTGCTCACTGTGGAGGACAAAACCCTCCCCAGAGAATTCCCTTTTGCTAGAGACACTTGGCTAAAGACACTTCAGAGAGAGAAAGGCAATGGTGTTGAATCAAAGTTGTAGTTTATAAGGAGGAAAGCCGCATACTCACGGTGAGTTTCATCTTGACTGCAGAGCggatgctggtgcaggtggaacGAGCAGCGGGAACCGTCCACTTTATATATGTTTTCAGCATTAGGTGTGGAGCGCTTAAGtgttgaaataattttattttgtcatttgtaTCTCTGTCTGCGTGTCACTGAAAATTGTTTCCTGCTGTAAGTACTTCATCAATATGGGGGTTGTACTTGTGCAGATTTTGGCCAACCAGAGTCTGGTTGTTATCAGATAAGAATCCATTTGCAGTGGATTTTTTTACTAGGAACTTTCCGGCCTTTActaattacttttgaaaattcaCATCAAACTTTAGAGCAGACATagactatggggtttttttgaaaaaaaccttAGAGTCGACAAAGTAAATAAAAGCCCTTGTACCTTCCAAAATGTGCTCTAAGGTACCATGGAGCCATAGAGTGCACCAAAGTACAGGTGCCAAATACAACATTGCCCCTGGAAATGGTTTTACAATAAGTAGGCAATTCCAtcctgtgggtgtctgttattttAGGTGGCAACAATAATTTTTTTCAGCTTACCTCAACTCATTTTCTGTGATGTAAATTCTTCCTGAAAGCCCTGCTTGTTCAGTTAGGGAGGGCCATGAATGCTTGGGCTTTTGTGTCCCGTTGGTCAGTTTCCTTTGGTGTGCGAACTGTGGCAGAGAATCACTGTAAAGGTTCCGGAATGACTTGCCAACCGCACTTTATTTAAAGGAATAGTGGTTTTGCTGTATAAAGTCCCCGTGGGCGGTCCCGCGAGCGCGGCGCAGGGcaggggcagcggcggcgggaggcgcggAGGGGCCGCCGGGCCCTGAGGGGAGAAAAACGGGCGGGACGAAGGGCGGGAAGAGGCggctgaggcggcggcggggccggggctgctgcgCCGCAGGGACCCGCAGGGGCGGCCCCGCAGTTGTCGCCTTCGCGCTGCCTTCGTTTACAGtagtttaaggattttttttcgcAAAAGACTCTTGTTAGATGTCTTGTTGGTGATTCGAATGAGAATATCTAGTTTTCtgcttaaaacaaaccaaaattccCTCAGAGATCAGGTTGTCTCAGCATCCTGAATGTGAGAAAAGCAGCACCAGAACAGAGGAGAAAGTCCTGTGTCTTGTAATGTCTTGTAATCGGCTTTTCCGATTTAAATGACAATTTGAATTAAACGAGGAAGGGTGAAGAGCTGTGTTTTCCAGGCAGCCCGAGTTCCTGAAGTGATGGTTGTAGATGATGGAGTTGTGTTTAGTGGTAAAGCTCGGGCCTGGTTCTTGTTGAGCAGGATCTTTTCTTTGAAGGTGAGCGGCTCCACATTCTGCGCTGTTAAGAATATCTATAGATCTACATCAGCCATGGAGAGTTTGAGAGTCCCAGCATTGCCGTCTCTTCAGGTTCACCAGAGCCTTTGCTGTCGTGTCTCTGCTCAGCAATCTCTTTTTGagcccccttctcctcctcagcAGTCTACATTTGAA
This DNA window, taken from Patagioenas fasciata isolate bPatFas1 chromosome 26, bPatFas1.hap1, whole genome shotgun sequence, encodes the following:
- the LOC136112272 gene encoding gastrokine-1-like, with the translated sequence MLKTYIKWTVPAARSTCTSIRSAVKMKLTVVTTVLLGLLLTPALAEYFQNQQVTREIRVNGGIQFLSINPELRVVTVEQRSEFGPWKTIWNFNTGFIATELMSQGICIISQMNRNLLPTFETFPTVVQGFQGLKGQIQPTREITFVFGQRVVPDLRIYGPDIFNTCRESTTVVASPVPQLQPIYNEGACTTLDVLNLVQLNYCRSNVNVKV